One Sulfolobus sp. S-194 DNA segment encodes these proteins:
- a CDS encoding ABC transporter ATP-binding protein, whose amino-acid sequence MIRIRDLEVTYQGRFSPSLTIEDLSIEEGESILIVGKSGSGKSTLVNVLNGVIPSMIFADVKGEVEVFGKDPRKTPIYELSKYIGTVLQDPEMQSFNYSVEDEIAFGPENLMLPKEEIGRRVENSAKVTGIYHLLDRDTMTLSGGELQRTIIASVLAMEPKALILDEPTSNIDPKGTAQIFNLIKYFREERRTLIIVEHKLERVLPYVDRVILIDKGKLVFDIEKDELVDKADNLYEAGVEIPEYYLHMKKYGDVKSYKYYPPPRKEGKEEILYAKVRVWVRKTGKNLVNTEIRLRKGEIVALMGNNGAGKSTLLKAIMGLIDAKKLVSEAEVMVKGKDISKASIPERGMYIAYLPQNFDVMLVKRTVEDEVAFSMKNRKSFSTERLNEILKMFSLYDIRKEDPLLLSMGQRRRVAMASVITSGADIVFMDEPTSGQDWYHRYMLGKEIQELRDKGFTFLIVTHDSRFVDRFCDRVLVMNEGKIIAEGRPEEIFCKEDLDVYPPTEYLVSKHGSIFSI is encoded by the coding sequence ATGATTAGAATAAGAGACTTAGAAGTTACTTATCAAGGAAGATTTTCTCCTTCATTAACTATTGAAGATCTCAGTATTGAAGAGGGAGAGTCTATACTTATTGTCGGCAAATCAGGTTCTGGTAAGTCTACGTTAGTAAATGTCTTGAACGGAGTTATTCCAAGTATGATTTTTGCCGATGTTAAAGGTGAAGTTGAAGTTTTCGGAAAAGACCCTAGAAAGACGCCAATTTATGAGCTTTCCAAGTATATAGGAACCGTGTTACAAGATCCTGAAATGCAATCTTTTAACTACTCGGTTGAAGACGAAATAGCTTTTGGACCTGAAAACTTAATGTTACCTAAGGAAGAAATTGGGAGAAGAGTTGAAAATTCAGCTAAAGTAACTGGTATTTACCATTTACTTGATAGGGATACTATGACTTTATCTGGTGGTGAGTTACAGAGAACAATAATTGCCTCAGTTTTAGCAATGGAGCCTAAAGCATTAATCTTAGACGAACCAACATCCAATATTGATCCTAAAGGAACAGCCCAGATTTTCAATCTCATAAAATATTTTAGAGAGGAGAGAAGGACCCTAATTATTGTAGAGCATAAATTAGAGAGAGTTCTTCCATATGTTGACAGAGTTATTTTAATTGATAAAGGTAAGCTTGTCTTTGATATAGAGAAGGATGAATTAGTTGATAAGGCAGATAATTTATATGAGGCCGGGGTTGAAATACCAGAGTATTATCTCCATATGAAAAAGTACGGTGATGTTAAGTCTTATAAATATTATCCTCCACCTAGGAAGGAGGGAAAAGAGGAAATTCTCTATGCTAAGGTAAGAGTTTGGGTTAGGAAGACTGGGAAAAATTTAGTTAATACTGAGATAAGGCTAAGGAAAGGCGAAATAGTTGCTTTGATGGGAAATAATGGTGCTGGAAAATCGACTTTGTTAAAAGCAATTATGGGTTTAATAGATGCTAAAAAGCTGGTGAGTGAGGCCGAAGTTATGGTTAAAGGTAAAGATATATCAAAAGCTAGCATACCAGAAAGAGGAATGTATATTGCTTATTTACCACAGAACTTTGATGTCATGTTAGTGAAAAGGACTGTTGAGGATGAGGTAGCTTTCTCTATGAAGAATAGAAAGTCTTTTTCTACGGAAAGACTAAATGAAATATTAAAAATGTTCTCTTTATATGACATAAGAAAAGAAGATCCTTTACTTTTATCTATGGGACAAAGGAGAAGGGTTGCAATGGCTTCAGTAATTACATCTGGTGCTGATATAGTTTTTATGGATGAGCCGACAAGTGGACAAGATTGGTATCATAGATACATGTTAGGGAAGGAGATACAAGAATTAAGGGATAAAGGCTTTACTTTTTTGATTGTAACTCATGATTCTCGTTTCGTTGATAGATTCTGTGATAGGGTTTTAGTTATGAATGAAGGTAAGATTATTGCTGAAGGTAGACCAGAGGAGATTTTTTGTAAAGAAGATCTAGATGTTTATCCTCCTACGGAATATCTGGTGAGTAAGCATGGATCTATCTTTTCTATATGA
- a CDS encoding helix-turn-helix domain-containing protein, producing MEKMEIPKELKPLTFIYDLNERELEIFLYLAKTKEQLNADELSEKLNISRSCIMGYIKKLENKGLILKKRDVRTIRRGKPQYLYYVDNTKVREKIVNDIIELAVEVRKSFINYLNDLTATAWPIKKSSENGTLPRSTRSNIEIEQSNEA from the coding sequence ATGGAGAAAATGGAAATACCAAAAGAGCTCAAACCTCTAACATTTATTTATGATTTAAATGAAAGAGAACTAGAAATTTTTCTATATTTAGCTAAGACTAAAGAACAACTTAATGCAGATGAATTATCGGAAAAATTAAATATAAGTAGATCTTGCATCATGGGTTACATTAAAAAGCTAGAAAATAAAGGGTTAATATTAAAGAAAAGAGATGTTAGAACAATTAGAAGAGGAAAACCACAATACTTATATTATGTTGATAATACCAAAGTTAGAGAGAAAATCGTAAACGATATAATAGAATTAGCAGTAGAGGTAAGAAAATCCTTCATAAATTATCTCAATGACCTAACAGCAACAGCTTGGCCTATTAAGAAAAGTAGTGAAAATGGTACTTTACCTAGAAGCACTAGAAGTAATATAGAAATAGAACAGAGTAATGAAGCATAA
- a CDS encoding TenA family transcriptional regulator produces MLSEIRKEISELNSRILSHELFDSIETLKLFYDQQWYIVNHDLRSLAIMISRAKEQDEIDFFVSALQGDYEGLKILRVIAEKKREPIPSVVSYTHYLAWLASYANPGEQVLGLVVNFPIWSYNCKRLVEKFKDKYDVRFLELFANVKVDEEKAEEIINRYKGRYLEIAKMIQYYEYEFWEGLRDVEKKGSI; encoded by the coding sequence ATGTTAAGCGAAATAAGAAAAGAAATATCTGAGTTAAATTCACGTATTTTATCTCATGAGCTTTTCGATTCAATTGAAACCTTAAAGTTATTTTATGACCAACAGTGGTATATAGTTAATCATGATTTAAGGTCATTAGCAATAATGATTTCTAGAGCAAAGGAACAGGATGAAATTGATTTCTTTGTTAGTGCGCTTCAGGGCGACTATGAAGGTTTAAAGATTCTTCGAGTGATTGCTGAAAAGAAAAGGGAGCCTATTCCATCAGTTGTTTCTTATACTCATTATTTAGCATGGTTGGCTAGCTACGCTAATCCTGGTGAACAAGTTCTAGGTTTAGTTGTTAACTTTCCAATATGGTCTTATAATTGTAAAAGATTAGTTGAAAAATTTAAAGATAAGTATGATGTACGTTTTTTGGAATTGTTTGCAAATGTTAAAGTTGATGAGGAAAAGGCTGAAGAAATTATAAATAGATATAAAGGAAGATATTTAGAAATTGCAAAGATGATTCAATATTACGAGTATGAATTTTGGGAGGGATTAAGAGATGTCGAGAAAAAAGGGAGTATATAA
- a CDS encoding TM1812 family CRISPR-associated protein: protein MKILIVTFWSDINFSNEKFFVFDEKGERTSVEYEGLNETLAEAEFLKDNNDVKIVAFLPTTLSRVLSDPPPDYNQLTRRLEEEVKNRVKVDYVHVLPSEGAIGNHVHREGLGNFHFFFYLRLYEDLLKENPDVVLLDLSRTFSYYENYAISATQLALDDYVITTNGKNTILIQYARIDNALVPLFVKDFKKVRIYDYLTANIKLSKEKGFSTQGKSEIYGIGKSLELGFPLVLIYLLKNANKLVPLDEFEKMIINAMKVNKGEKYEIVTSFEAHETAPYYFIGYHFVNSYKKIAEESEITLDSLEKLLELFEDPQRKLISREIEILKDFSKLMKDEEEHLLDYLIRIGNARVIDWMKGEVSEDEKEECNVDEDEMYSHAGLGRKFTKIMVKGGKIVVKYAEGCVDEILSWVKNIGKE, encoded by the coding sequence GTGAAAATACTAATAGTTACATTTTGGAGTGATATCAATTTTTCAAATGAAAAATTTTTTGTATTTGATGAAAAAGGTGAAAGAACTTCTGTTGAGTATGAAGGATTAAACGAAACATTAGCTGAAGCAGAATTTCTTAAAGACAACAATGATGTTAAAATAGTAGCATTCTTACCAACAACGTTATCACGAGTCTTATCAGATCCTCCACCAGATTATAATCAACTAACCCGGCGACTTGAGGAAGAAGTAAAAAATAGAGTAAAAGTAGATTATGTTCACGTTTTGCCCTCTGAAGGAGCAATAGGAAACCACGTTCATCGTGAAGGATTAGGAAATTTCCATTTTTTCTTTTACCTTAGACTTTATGAAGACTTGCTTAAGGAAAACCCAGATGTTGTATTATTAGATTTAAGTAGAACTTTCTCATATTATGAGAATTATGCAATCTCTGCTACACAGTTAGCTTTGGATGATTACGTTATTACTACTAACGGAAAAAACACTATACTAATTCAATATGCTAGAATAGATAATGCATTAGTACCTCTATTTGTTAAAGATTTCAAGAAAGTTAGGATATATGATTACTTAACTGCTAACATTAAGCTTTCTAAGGAAAAAGGATTTAGTACACAAGGTAAATCTGAAATTTATGGTATAGGAAAATCGTTAGAATTAGGCTTTCCCTTAGTTTTAATTTATTTGCTTAAGAATGCAAATAAATTAGTTCCCCTAGATGAATTTGAAAAGATGATTATAAACGCTATGAAAGTAAATAAAGGAGAAAAATACGAGATTGTAACTAGTTTTGAAGCTCATGAAACAGCACCATATTACTTCATAGGATATCATTTCGTTAATTCTTATAAGAAAATAGCTGAGGAAAGTGAAATAACTCTTGACTCTTTAGAAAAACTACTTGAGTTATTTGAGGATCCACAAAGAAAACTTATCTCTAGAGAGATAGAAATTCTAAAGGATTTTAGCAAGTTAATGAAAGATGAAGAAGAACACTTATTAGATTATTTAATAAGAATAGGAAATGCCAGAGTTATAGATTGGATGAAAGGAGAAGTTTCTGAAGATGAGAAAGAAGAATGCAATGTTGATGAAGATGAAATGTATTCGCACGCAGGCTTAGGGAGAAAATTCACCAAAATCATGGTAAAAGGAGGGAAAATAGTAGTTAAATATGCCGAGGGCTGTGTTGATGAAATTTTAAGTTGGGTGAAAAATATAGGGAAAGAGTAA
- a CDS encoding DNA double-strand break repair nuclease NurA, which translates to MPSSAYEIKKKVEKIGKQISVIKRKFTGVVDITGNPDHPLFEAETTVSSLDKNIFHKMEEKREHINIASIDSSSRYLRDPSINMVFVGLGVYSSIKGIRVGPFDIDINFMAIGTFENLLKEFNQESGIRVKNYVNEYFTEDYKIDDIADELRLEAENVGLRETRDNHDLVIIDGPLFPTPLELSDLELQSEGRKRHQEAYLQLTKDRISILRNNVIGVVKRLETSQKLYKVDKVKQLLGIRYPINDAEVLNQIRIKTGFKQGLLGPFKIEFKSKYFTPPTRYAYYLILTNPIGMSSYFRIESLSLDSLEELTPHIVNRISERLIPTYIEIVDNLSKRISASLFITAYQVLSSIISVVHDDKLAYYNEVRSLSESLLRHQRT; encoded by the coding sequence GTGCCAAGTTCAGCTTATGAGATTAAGAAAAAAGTAGAAAAAATCGGTAAACAGATTAGCGTTATTAAGAGAAAGTTCACTGGAGTAGTAGATATTACTGGAAATCCTGATCACCCATTGTTCGAGGCTGAAACAACAGTATCAAGCTTAGACAAAAACATCTTTCACAAGATGGAAGAGAAAAGAGAACACATTAACATAGCTTCCATAGACTCTTCCTCTAGATATTTAAGAGATCCTTCAATAAATATGGTATTTGTTGGTTTAGGAGTATATAGCAGTATTAAAGGAATTAGAGTAGGTCCGTTTGATATTGACATCAATTTTATGGCAATAGGGACTTTCGAGAACTTATTAAAGGAATTTAATCAAGAGAGCGGTATAAGAGTAAAAAATTATGTTAATGAATACTTTACTGAGGACTATAAGATAGATGATATTGCAGACGAATTAAGATTAGAGGCAGAGAATGTTGGGCTAAGAGAGACAAGGGATAACCATGATTTAGTGATAATTGATGGGCCACTATTTCCAACACCGTTAGAATTAAGTGATTTAGAACTACAATCTGAAGGAAGGAAAAGGCATCAAGAAGCCTACTTACAATTAACGAAAGATAGAATCTCCATACTTAGAAATAATGTTATAGGAGTTGTAAAGAGACTTGAGACCTCACAAAAACTTTACAAAGTAGATAAAGTAAAACAACTTTTAGGTATACGTTATCCAATAAATGATGCTGAAGTACTAAACCAAATAAGGATTAAAACGGGATTCAAACAAGGATTATTAGGCCCATTTAAAATAGAGTTTAAATCTAAATATTTTACCCCACCAACCCGTTATGCTTACTATTTAATTTTGACAAATCCTATTGGAATGAGTAGTTATTTCAGAATTGAATCTTTATCCTTAGACTCATTGGAAGAATTAACACCACATATTGTAAATAGAATTAGTGAGAGATTAATCCCGACTTATATAGAGATTGTTGATAATTTAAGCAAAAGGATCTCAGCCTCACTCTTCATTACAGCTTACCAGGTTTTAAGCAGTATAATAAGTGTAGTTCATGACGACAAACTGGCATATTATAATGAGGTTAGATCTCTTTCAGAGTCTTTATTACGACATCAGAGAACTTAA
- a CDS encoding ATP-binding protein: MDEDLLVQELSKKLEEADSFALQNSIDDKILGRVTRFETIRLGEKSYIGIDLAFLDYMNSNVKKGEYLAIRTIVSPVVVIGEVVSIERADMLAEFNIRESSFPRDPTTIMTQTFLELKPISEIENSVKRPAVTPIDPQSPVFRPKEDLLQDALGIPHEGIKIGKIFSGGKEIDAYVNLDEESLVHHILVIGTTGSGKTTLLKTILSQNLNALFFDRQGDFVRHLISRGEEFSVVMPSVVMMINDVPSSRASLELGTQFAERYGCTTPVSGDIRDNEILLECDKSIVHLIPYSINFTKVIDYMHKLTPYMSPMARVFWPVIMNNFKKGIDKIAENIAHGLLLPKERIESEIFKLLTPSSLLNEDVRLQFQKNGNSKSLIYYSYNDDYIVIHTSKLFRHIMGEDKNSETYLKQLDKNLSPLDLAFQTQDAIIRAVRSVSEFGIFNVNGTFDLDFQRLKKKTVVDLSWILDYTASVEAIAIVAYSILSDFYSYKDELYKKKKSVNALTILALDEAHEYFPQTRDEESKSIIEGLLNRLMRLGRVRKISVILATHMPDDLNPLVLQLSNTKIVMRNEENVLEKLGFEDYADILLTAPAGLGVIRSIKFSDVVIKTLKEI, translated from the coding sequence ATGGACGAAGATTTATTGGTTCAAGAGTTGTCAAAGAAATTAGAGGAAGCCGATTCTTTTGCCTTACAAAATAGTATTGATGATAAAATTTTAGGTAGGGTTACTAGATTTGAGACTATAAGATTAGGCGAGAAAAGTTATATAGGTATTGACCTAGCATTTCTAGATTATATGAACAGTAACGTTAAAAAAGGAGAGTATTTAGCGATAAGGACTATTGTATCTCCCGTAGTAGTTATTGGAGAAGTTGTATCTATTGAAAGGGCAGATATGCTTGCCGAGTTTAATATTAGAGAATCATCGTTTCCTAGGGATCCTACAACTATAATGACACAAACTTTTCTTGAGCTTAAACCAATCTCTGAGATTGAAAACAGCGTAAAAAGACCGGCAGTCACACCTATTGATCCTCAATCGCCAGTTTTTAGACCAAAAGAAGATTTGTTGCAAGACGCTTTAGGGATTCCTCATGAAGGTATCAAAATTGGCAAGATCTTTTCTGGAGGTAAAGAAATAGATGCCTATGTGAATCTAGACGAAGAAAGCTTAGTTCATCATATCTTAGTTATAGGTACTACAGGCTCTGGAAAGACTACTCTGTTAAAGACTATATTATCTCAGAATTTAAACGCTCTATTTTTTGATAGGCAAGGAGATTTTGTAAGGCATTTAATATCTAGGGGTGAAGAGTTCTCTGTTGTCATGCCCAGCGTTGTAATGATGATTAATGATGTTCCATCAAGTAGGGCTAGCCTAGAGCTAGGTACTCAGTTTGCTGAAAGATATGGTTGTACCACACCAGTTTCTGGAGATATTAGAGACAATGAGATTCTTTTAGAATGTGATAAGTCAATAGTTCATTTAATACCTTATTCGATTAATTTTACTAAAGTCATTGACTATATGCATAAATTAACTCCTTACATGTCACCAATGGCTAGAGTATTTTGGCCGGTAATTATGAATAATTTTAAGAAAGGAATAGATAAGATTGCAGAAAATATAGCTCACGGACTTTTATTACCGAAGGAGAGAATTGAGTCAGAGATTTTCAAGCTCCTTACTCCTTCCTCACTACTTAATGAAGATGTAAGGCTACAATTTCAAAAGAATGGAAATTCTAAAAGTTTAATATATTATAGTTATAATGACGATTATATTGTAATCCACACAAGTAAGTTATTTAGACATATTATGGGTGAAGATAAAAATTCGGAAACGTATTTGAAACAATTAGATAAGAACTTATCACCTCTAGATTTAGCTTTTCAAACTCAAGATGCAATAATAAGGGCAGTAAGGAGTGTAAGTGAATTTGGGATCTTTAATGTTAACGGTACTTTCGATTTAGACTTTCAGAGACTTAAAAAGAAAACTGTTGTTGACTTAAGTTGGATTTTAGATTACACAGCATCAGTGGAGGCAATAGCAATAGTTGCTTATTCTATTCTTTCAGACTTTTACTCATATAAGGATGAATTATACAAAAAGAAGAAGAGTGTTAATGCACTGACCATCCTAGCTTTAGATGAAGCTCATGAATACTTCCCACAAACTAGGGATGAGGAGTCAAAATCTATCATAGAAGGTCTATTAAATAGGCTAATGAGGTTAGGAAGGGTTCGTAAAATATCTGTTATTCTTGCTACTCATATGCCAGACGATTTGAATCCATTAGTACTCCAATTATCTAATACAAAAATTGTAATGAGGAACGAGGAGAATGTTTTAGAAAAATTAGGCTTTGAAGATTATGCTGATATTCTCTTAACTGCCCCAGCAGGTTTAGGTGTAATTAGGTCAATTAAGTTCTCTGATGTCGTAATAAAGACTCTGAAAGAGATCTAA
- a CDS encoding DUF973 family protein codes for MSGQTELEGIKSVRSGVLFEIITALLVGIGIIVLLTSGVLLTGFSGSAVGAASGIVGTLIGLIVLIIIGVVIGIVGLLRIRSGFNILKAVGRDVGIGGTGVTLLLVGYILMVIGAILSIVFIGIPILFIGAILALVGQILLGIGFYRIGEIYNTGLVKVGGILVVLSIITDLLGFIGYILVYVGLGKIVNNLPISTSAPMQTYYPPATPMPQLGPQALQVYQVGQGVLRSDGYAQFTLYTTTQTTIVSASIEGTNLQATYINPIILQAGNNNITAYFGNISNLTPGVTYMINLAINAQGNMMNIKVVVVYQP; via the coding sequence ATGAGTGGACAAACTGAACTAGAAGGAATTAAGTCAGTAAGAAGTGGTGTACTATTCGAAATAATCACCGCTTTGCTAGTTGGAATAGGAATCATAGTGCTTTTAACATCAGGGGTTTTATTAACTGGTTTCTCTGGTTCTGCTGTGGGAGCTGCTAGTGGTATTGTTGGTACCCTCATTGGGTTAATTGTACTAATAATTATTGGAGTCGTAATCGGAATTGTAGGACTACTAAGAATTAGGAGTGGTTTTAATATATTAAAGGCTGTGGGAAGAGATGTTGGAATTGGTGGAACTGGTGTTACATTACTACTTGTTGGATATATACTGATGGTAATTGGAGCCATTCTATCAATTGTTTTTATTGGTATACCTATCCTTTTTATCGGTGCTATATTAGCATTAGTAGGTCAAATATTGCTTGGTATAGGATTTTATAGGATCGGAGAGATTTACAATACTGGTTTAGTTAAGGTTGGAGGAATCTTAGTAGTTCTATCAATAATCACGGATCTTTTAGGTTTTATTGGATACATATTAGTTTATGTTGGACTTGGAAAAATAGTAAATAATCTGCCCATATCCACATCAGCACCAATGCAAACTTATTATCCTCCAGCAACACCTATGCCACAACTCGGTCCACAAGCTCTTCAAGTTTACCAAGTTGGTCAGGGAGTTTTAAGGAGTGATGGCTATGCACAGTTTACATTATATACAACAACGCAAACAACAATTGTTTCAGCCTCTATTGAAGGAACTAATCTACAAGCAACATACATTAACCCAATCATTTTACAAGCAGGGAATAACAATATAACGGCTTACTTCGGAAACATAAGCAATTTAACTCCAGGAGTAACGTACATGATCAACTTGGCTATTAACGCCCAAGGAAATATGATGAATATAAAAGTAGTAGTAGTTTACCAACCATAA
- a CDS encoding APC family permease — protein MAVDKKSDKKEVKSLLFARESSGLVREINWITAMFISMGFIAFYVLPISYLTGLSVSPNGLIVLGALLSWIVLLPHSYLWTKISEKYQRSAADYVFASRVLPPAIGVGVGLVFGISQMIFDAAIVYDGVGQLQTGFSALAVNFGNPYTSIASTLSNPYVILLVGALTFSTVIAINIFLPKYTNHIMGGVTIIALITFILTGALMHFVTSSAINSAGFDYSSIVSSASKAVPLFTNPILATLGLMVFTASFLPFVNGATSVAGEVRGGSRSFKIGVFGALVVSGLLITYFIASSVSSLQPSFFIGAGVLSSTSSSYSALLNPIFDTVVAFKSLPLDLFLVIGSYFWYLAIMFAVALFVSRYFMAIAFDKAMPTIVSYVSERFHSPVVAHLIDEVITIGSLVAITVTPLSAVFFYGMDTADAMALLFGFIVVIIASIVANIRGNGMELGNRGLMLAISAIDLVVMSLYGYIWFGNSTVYLGIVMNPETWAIIASPFIVGIVIYYVMRWYRLRKEGIDIKYTFTEIPPE, from the coding sequence ATGGCTGTAGATAAAAAAAGTGATAAAAAAGAAGTAAAAAGTTTACTTTTTGCAAGAGAATCTTCAGGTTTAGTAAGAGAAATAAATTGGATAACGGCTATGTTTATTAGTATGGGTTTTATAGCTTTTTATGTCTTACCAATATCTTATTTAACAGGTCTTTCTGTGTCTCCTAACGGTTTAATAGTTTTAGGAGCATTATTAAGTTGGATCGTATTATTACCACATTCTTATCTATGGACTAAAATTTCTGAAAAATACCAAAGATCTGCAGCAGACTATGTTTTCGCCAGTAGAGTTTTACCACCAGCCATAGGCGTAGGAGTGGGTTTAGTATTTGGAATATCTCAAATGATTTTCGATGCAGCTATAGTTTATGATGGTGTTGGTCAGTTACAAACTGGATTTTCTGCACTGGCTGTTAATTTTGGTAATCCTTATACATCTATTGCTTCCACTTTATCTAATCCTTATGTAATACTGCTAGTTGGTGCGTTAACATTCAGTACTGTAATTGCTATAAACATATTCTTACCTAAATATACGAATCATATAATGGGAGGGGTTACCATAATTGCACTAATAACATTTATTTTGACTGGAGCCTTAATGCATTTTGTTACTTCTTCAGCAATAAATTCCGCTGGTTTTGATTACTCTTCTATAGTCTCTTCTGCATCTAAGGCTGTACCACTATTTACAAACCCGATTCTTGCAACATTAGGCTTAATGGTATTTACTGCGTCTTTCTTACCATTTGTAAATGGTGCGACTTCTGTAGCCGGTGAAGTAAGGGGAGGTAGTAGATCCTTTAAGATAGGAGTTTTTGGAGCTTTAGTAGTATCTGGTCTGTTAATAACTTACTTTATTGCTTCCTCTGTTAGCTCTTTACAACCATCGTTCTTTATAGGTGCCGGAGTGTTATCCTCTACATCTTCTTCCTACTCAGCATTATTAAATCCAATATTTGATACAGTTGTTGCATTTAAGAGTTTACCGTTAGATCTATTTCTAGTAATAGGCTCTTATTTCTGGTACCTAGCAATAATGTTTGCTGTAGCATTATTTGTTTCAAGGTATTTTATGGCTATAGCGTTTGATAAAGCAATGCCAACTATAGTTTCTTATGTTAGCGAAAGATTTCACTCTCCAGTTGTTGCTCATCTAATTGATGAGGTAATAACTATAGGTAGTTTAGTAGCAATAACTGTAACACCATTAAGTGCGGTATTCTTCTACGGTATGGATACAGCTGATGCTATGGCATTACTTTTCGGATTTATTGTAGTGATTATCGCTTCTATAGTAGCTAATATAAGAGGTAATGGGATGGAGTTAGGGAATAGAGGACTAATGCTAGCAATATCTGCAATCGATCTTGTTGTCATGAGTTTATACGGTTATATTTGGTTCGGAAATTCTACGGTGTATTTAGGAATAGTTATGAATCCAGAAACCTGGGCCATAATAGCTTCTCCGTTCATTGTCGGTATTGTAATTTATTACGTTATGAGATGGTATAGGCTAAGGAAAGAAGGTATTGATATAAAGTATACTTTCACTGAAATACCACCAGAATGA
- a CDS encoding arginine deiminase family protein — MLVNVKAEYSPLKKVVVASPGGEKYKLTPRTIYELQYAEIPDPVELKTEHEEFIKKLKDNGVEVVNLREEIKKLDRETLEKLALQRSECKLKLDSLNMEELADILISGLSAQEARELGTNLPVAESEEFCVKPLVNVMFTRDPGMVIGETYIMGKMRWESRRDEPLVFKEILKPENVLEVKNGYFEGGDFFPLDGKLLMGFGTRSSGIGVSYVVPKLIELGEIDEAILVKLETPELHPNKGIGHLDTVFGIPSKDVIVYYKSLLDSMKVYIYKGKDIVRDQRPLREVLKDYLSKDLRVINIGNAEYFSEEREHWLLASNIIVIDKSKIIAYEHNRITNKLMEEAGIKVITFKGNEIIKEGGERSGPRCMTLPIEKY; from the coding sequence ATGCTGGTTAATGTTAAAGCAGAATACAGCCCCCTCAAAAAAGTTGTTGTAGCATCTCCAGGGGGTGAAAAATACAAATTAACACCAAGAACAATATATGAACTACAATATGCGGAAATTCCAGATCCAGTGGAATTAAAGACTGAACATGAGGAATTTATTAAAAAACTTAAGGATAATGGAGTAGAAGTGGTGAATTTAAGAGAAGAAATAAAGAAATTAGATAGAGAAACTTTAGAAAAATTAGCTTTGCAGAGAAGTGAATGTAAATTAAAGTTAGATAGTCTTAATATGGAAGAACTAGCGGATATACTTATCTCTGGTTTATCTGCACAAGAAGCAAGAGAATTAGGCACAAACTTACCAGTAGCTGAAAGCGAAGAATTCTGTGTTAAACCATTGGTTAACGTAATGTTTACAAGAGATCCGGGAATGGTTATAGGGGAAACTTATATTATGGGAAAAATGAGATGGGAATCAAGAAGAGATGAACCCTTAGTATTTAAAGAAATCCTAAAACCAGAAAACGTATTAGAAGTTAAGAACGGTTATTTTGAAGGTGGAGATTTCTTCCCTCTTGACGGAAAATTATTAATGGGGTTTGGGACAAGAAGCAGTGGAATAGGAGTAAGTTATGTTGTACCTAAATTAATCGAATTGGGAGAAATTGATGAAGCAATACTTGTAAAGCTTGAAACTCCCGAATTGCATCCAAATAAAGGAATAGGACATTTAGATACTGTATTCGGAATACCCTCAAAAGATGTCATAGTCTATTATAAGTCATTGCTAGATAGCATGAAAGTTTATATTTATAAAGGGAAGGATATAGTAAGAGATCAAAGACCTTTAAGGGAAGTACTTAAAGACTATCTATCTAAGGATTTAAGAGTAATTAACATAGGAAACGCTGAATATTTCTCTGAAGAAAGAGAGCATTGGCTATTGGCGAGTAATATAATAGTTATAGATAAAAGTAAGATAATAGCATATGAGCATAATAGAATTACTAATAAACTTATGGAAGAAGCTGGAATAAAAGTAATAACTTTTAAAGGAAATGAAATAATAAAGGAAGGAGGAGAACGAAGCGGACCTAGATGCATGACTTTACCAATTGAAAAGTACTGA